The Patescibacteria group bacterium genome has a segment encoding these proteins:
- a CDS encoding patatin-like phospholipase family protein, which yields MNKVKRSKKKIGIALGSGGVRGLAHIGVLKQLEKMQIPIDYIAGSSIGALIGALYSVWGSAERLEKFVLEHSTFRNWLALMDPTLKGGFMAGNKVERLLHTQLKRAKFEDLNIPLVVVATDLQTGDEVHLQTGDVGQAVRSSIAATPVFTPVKKAKWLLADGGLSNPVPDDVVRTMGADIVLAVNLDSSFQLTPLPKLNITDVAYRALTIIRHHFSNQTISNSDIILEPDIHGEKLVGFNDFFKMETVRQNILSGEIEVKRHAAAIRRMVN from the coding sequence ATGAATAAAGTTAAACGATCAAAGAAGAAAATCGGAATCGCGTTGGGTTCCGGTGGCGTTAGGGGCTTGGCGCACATCGGCGTGCTGAAGCAATTAGAGAAGATGCAGATTCCGATTGATTATATTGCCGGATCGAGTATTGGCGCATTAATTGGCGCGCTCTATTCAGTTTGGGGTAGCGCGGAACGGCTGGAGAAATTTGTATTGGAACACAGCACCTTTCGGAATTGGCTGGCTTTGATGGATCCGACGCTTAAAGGGGGCTTTATGGCGGGCAATAAAGTCGAGCGGCTGTTACATACCCAGCTTAAACGCGCTAAATTTGAAGACCTAAACATTCCACTGGTTGTGGTGGCCACCGATTTACAGACCGGTGATGAGGTTCATCTGCAAACCGGGGATGTGGGACAAGCAGTGCGGAGTAGTATCGCGGCGACACCGGTTTTTACCCCCGTCAAGAAAGCCAAGTGGCTATTGGCCGATGGCGGCTTGTCCAATCCGGTACCGGACGACGTGGTTCGAACGATGGGCGCGGATATAGTGCTGGCCGTGAATCTTGATTCCAGTTTTCAGCTGACACCACTGCCGAAGCTTAACATTACCGATGTGGCCTATCGGGCGCTGACGATCATTCGGCATCATTTTTCAAACCAAACCATTTCCAATTCTGATATAATCCTCGAACCCGATATTCACGGAGAAAAATTAGTGGGATTCAATGACTTCTTTAAAATGGAAACCGTCCGGCAGAACATTTTGTCGGGAGAAATAGAGGTAAAACGCCACGCAGCTGCGATTCGCAGGATGGTTAACTAG